A stretch of the Flavobacterium aquiphilum genome encodes the following:
- the purH gene encoding bifunctional phosphoribosylaminoimidazolecarboxamide formyltransferase/IMP cyclohydrolase: MSTTKKIQSALISVFSKEGLEPIVRKLHEQNVVFYSTGGTEEFIKNLGIPVVPVEDVTSYPSILGGRVKTLHPKVFGGILNRQDNESDVQQMKEYDIPQIDLVIVDLYPFEKTVASGASEEDIIEKIDIGGISLIRAAAKNFKDTVIVPSMDQYSMFLDIITAQSGATTLADRKLLATKAFHVSSHYDGAIFNYFNTDETIYKASIDNGQVLRYGENPHQKGFFFGDFDAMFTKVHGKELSYNNLLDVDAAVNLIHEFKNDEPTFAILKHNNACGLATRETISEAYKVALACDPTSAFGGVLIANAKIDVETATEINKLFCEVVIAPSYDVEAIAVLQEKKNRIILIQNEVELPQKQVRTCLNGLLIQERNNITDTKADLKTVTTKAPTEQEIEDLIFASKVCKNTKSNTIVFAKDGTLISSGTGQTSRVDALMQAVEKAKSFGFSLEGASMASDAFFPFPDCVQLAKEAGVTAVIQPGGSIKDELSINYCNENNLAMVFTGTRHFKH; the protein is encoded by the coding sequence ATGAGCACGACAAAAAAAATCCAATCAGCATTAATTTCAGTCTTTTCAAAAGAAGGTCTTGAACCAATTGTAAGAAAACTACACGAGCAAAATGTGGTTTTTTATTCGACAGGAGGAACAGAGGAATTCATTAAAAATTTAGGAATCCCAGTTGTCCCAGTTGAAGATGTTACTTCTTATCCGTCTATTTTAGGTGGACGTGTAAAAACATTGCATCCAAAGGTTTTTGGAGGAATCCTAAACCGTCAAGATAATGAAAGTGATGTTCAACAAATGAAGGAATATGATATTCCGCAAATTGATTTGGTAATTGTTGACTTATATCCATTTGAAAAAACAGTAGCTTCTGGCGCTAGCGAAGAAGATATTATTGAAAAAATTGATATCGGAGGAATTTCATTGATTCGTGCCGCTGCAAAAAATTTTAAAGACACAGTAATTGTTCCATCCATGGATCAATACAGCATGTTTTTGGATATTATAACAGCTCAAAGTGGAGCGACAACTTTGGCAGATAGAAAATTATTGGCTACCAAAGCGTTCCATGTTTCTTCACATTATGATGGAGCCATTTTTAATTATTTCAATACTGATGAAACTATTTATAAAGCAAGTATTGATAATGGACAAGTGTTGAGATACGGAGAAAATCCACATCAAAAAGGGTTTTTCTTCGGTGATTTTGATGCAATGTTTACCAAAGTTCATGGTAAAGAGTTGTCCTATAACAATTTATTAGATGTTGACGCTGCCGTAAACTTAATTCACGAATTCAAGAATGATGAGCCTACATTTGCTATTTTAAAGCACAATAATGCTTGCGGATTAGCTACTAGAGAAACCATTAGCGAAGCTTATAAAGTAGCTTTGGCTTGTGATCCTACATCTGCTTTTGGTGGGGTTTTGATTGCTAATGCTAAAATTGATGTTGAGACAGCTACAGAGATAAACAAATTATTCTGTGAAGTTGTAATTGCTCCTTCGTATGATGTTGAGGCAATTGCTGTCTTGCAAGAAAAGAAAAATAGAATTATATTGATTCAAAATGAAGTGGAATTGCCTCAAAAACAGGTTAGAACTTGTTTGAATGGGCTGTTAATTCAAGAAAGAAACAATATAACTGATACTAAAGCAGACTTAAAAACCGTTACTACAAAAGCACCAACGGAGCAAGAAATTGAAGATTTGATTTTTGCTTCAAAAGTGTGTAAGAATACTAAATCAAATACGATTGTTTTTGCAAAAGACGGAACTTTGATTTCTTCTGGAACCGGACAAACTTCAAGAGTAGATGCTTTGATGCAAGCTGTTGAGAAAGCAAAATCCTTTGGGTTTAGCCTTGAAGGAGCTTCTATGGCCAGCGATGCATTTTTCCCTTTCCCGGATTGTGTGCAACTTGCAAAAGAAGCCGGAGTAACAGCTGTAATTCAGCCGGGAGGATCAATCAAAGACGAATTGAGTATCAATTATTGCAACGAAAACAATCTTGCTATGGTATTTACTGGAACACGTCATTTTAAACATTAA
- the mrdA gene encoding penicillin-binding protein 2 — MRKVLLPALIIIGASLLIIRVFYLQIIDDSFKLKSENNAIKIEYDYPERGYIYDRNGVLLVANQPSYDIMVIPRELHNTDTLEFCKLLSITKEDFIKRMEKAKVYSPRLPSVFLAQLNKTEFAAFQEKIRKFEGFYFQKRSLRDYEVNFGANVFGSITQVNDKQIEKNHYYKSGDLIGRQGVEESYEEILRGIKGVRYFQKDKFNREIGSYKEGKYDTIARQGEDINLTIDSEIQKYGEQLMVNKRGGIVAIEPKTGEILALVTAPSYDPGILVGRQRSKNYTKLYNDSIAKPLYDRGLLAEYPPGSPFKIMTGLVGLQEGVVDENTTFVCSHGFYYAPGRFQKCHCGIFGPRSLNVGIYKSCNAYFSNVYLRTIGKYKSTPYAVDVWSNHVKSFGLGQFMGCDLPVGRRGKIPTSKTYKRMYPGWGYSGKTIISNAIGQGEVLATPIQLANMMSTVANHGYYYTPHIIKKIKGEKIDPRFTTKHVTSIDEKYFPPMIQGLFDVYNHGTAYALKVEGIDICGKTGTAENYTKIDGKRVKLKDHSIFVAFAPKDDPKIAIAVLVENGGFGATIAGPIASLMIEKYLRRKITRTDLETRVLNTSLQSRYAILGGLSNEVKRQLFVQDSIAQSKVKAAQKVKDTIQEEQ, encoded by the coding sequence ATGAGAAAGGTTTTGTTGCCTGCTTTAATAATTATTGGGGCATCTTTGTTAATCATAAGAGTTTTTTATCTGCAAATTATTGACGATTCATTTAAACTAAAATCGGAAAATAATGCAATAAAAATCGAATATGATTATCCGGAGAGGGGCTATATCTATGATCGAAATGGAGTATTGTTGGTTGCCAATCAGCCGTCTTATGATATCATGGTAATTCCGAGGGAGCTTCATAATACAGATACTCTAGAGTTTTGTAAGTTATTGAGTATTACCAAAGAAGACTTTATTAAAAGAATGGAGAAAGCCAAGGTCTATAGCCCAAGGTTACCATCGGTTTTTTTGGCTCAATTGAATAAAACCGAGTTTGCAGCTTTTCAGGAAAAAATCAGAAAATTTGAAGGTTTCTATTTTCAAAAACGTTCCTTACGCGATTATGAAGTTAATTTTGGAGCCAATGTTTTTGGATCTATTACTCAGGTTAATGATAAGCAAATTGAAAAAAATCATTATTATAAGAGTGGAGATTTGATTGGTAGACAGGGGGTTGAGGAAAGTTATGAAGAAATTCTTCGTGGTATTAAAGGGGTTAGGTATTTTCAGAAAGACAAATTTAACCGTGAAATAGGTTCCTATAAAGAAGGTAAATACGATACAATCGCAAGACAAGGAGAAGATATAAATCTAACTATCGATTCCGAAATCCAAAAGTACGGAGAGCAATTAATGGTCAACAAAAGAGGAGGAATTGTTGCTATTGAACCCAAAACAGGTGAAATATTAGCGCTTGTTACTGCCCCATCTTATGATCCCGGAATTTTGGTGGGAAGACAACGATCCAAAAATTATACCAAATTGTATAATGATTCTATAGCAAAACCACTTTATGACAGAGGATTGTTGGCCGAATATCCGCCGGGTTCACCATTTAAAATTATGACGGGTCTTGTGGGATTGCAAGAAGGAGTGGTCGATGAGAACACCACTTTTGTTTGTAGTCATGGTTTTTATTATGCTCCAGGACGTTTTCAAAAATGTCATTGTGGAATTTTCGGCCCTAGAAGTTTGAATGTTGGGATTTATAAATCTTGTAATGCTTATTTTTCAAATGTGTATTTGAGAACTATTGGAAAATATAAAAGTACTCCTTATGCTGTGGATGTTTGGAGTAATCATGTTAAAAGTTTTGGTCTCGGACAGTTTATGGGTTGTGATTTGCCAGTAGGAAGAAGGGGGAAGATCCCAACTTCCAAAACCTATAAAAGAATGTATCCAGGATGGGGTTATAGCGGAAAAACGATTATATCTAATGCTATCGGTCAAGGGGAAGTTTTGGCAACCCCAATTCAATTGGCCAATATGATGTCGACAGTAGCAAATCATGGGTATTATTATACTCCTCACATCATTAAAAAAATCAAAGGGGAGAAAATAGATCCTAGGTTTACAACAAAGCATGTTACAAGCATTGATGAAAAATATTTTCCTCCGATGATTCAAGGTTTGTTTGATGTGTATAATCATGGAACTGCTTATGCATTAAAAGTTGAGGGTATTGATATATGTGGGAAGACTGGTACTGCTGAAAATTACACTAAAATTGATGGTAAACGTGTTAAGCTAAAAGACCACTCTATTTTTGTTGCTTTTGCACCAAAAGATGATCCAAAAATAGCTATTGCGGTTTTAGTTGAGAATGGCGGTTTCGGGGCTACTATTGCAGGGCCTATTGCCAGTTTGATGATAGAGAAATATTTGAGAAGAAAAATCACAAGAACAGATTTGGAAACCAGAGTGTTGAATACAAGTTTACAAAGTCGTTATGCAATCTTAGGAGGACTTTCAAATGAAGTGAAAAGACAATTATTTGTTCAGGATTCTATCGCTCAAAGTAAAGTCAAAGCTGCTCAGAAAGTAAAAGACACAATTCAAGAAGAACAATAA
- a CDS encoding rod shape-determining protein MreD, with protein MNSTVLMNIFRFVLLLALQILVFNNMNFEGYVSAFPYILFIILYPVNGNKSSLLIASFFLGLIMDLFCNSGGVHATACVLLAYLRPYFFKFSFGLSYEYQTIRLNDVLTPERFTFILLAVATHHIVLFFLESFQITFFFDVLLRILLSTLFTILTCIILIYLIKPNKR; from the coding sequence ATGAATAGCACGGTATTGATGAACATTTTTCGTTTTGTGCTTTTATTAGCTTTGCAAATTCTAGTTTTTAATAATATGAATTTTGAAGGTTATGTGAGTGCATTCCCATATATTCTTTTCATCATTCTTTATCCTGTAAACGGGAACAAGTCAAGTCTTCTTATTGCTAGTTTTTTCTTGGGTTTGATTATGGACTTATTTTGTAATTCAGGAGGTGTACATGCAACTGCTTGCGTTCTTTTGGCGTATTTAAGACCTTACTTTTTTAAATTTTCATTTGGACTTAGTTATGAGTATCAAACAATTAGATTGAATGATGTTTTGACTCCCGAACGATTTACGTTTATTTTATTGGCTGTTGCAACGCATCACATTGTTTTATTCTTTTTAGAATCTTTTCAAATCACTTTCTTTTTTGATGTTTTACTTAGGATTCTTTTAAGTACGCTGTTTACAATTTTAACCTGTATTATTCTTATTTATTTAATAAAGCCAAATAAAAGATAA
- the mreC gene encoding rod shape-determining protein MreC: MQQIFSFIIRNSNRLLFLLLLGIALSLTIQSHSFHRSKIISSANFLSGGVYERINSFEEYLHLKEQNDELARENANLKSLLFKTKDSAEIPNLDSLKGVLPKDIVVSKVIHNSYNVYENYLTLNSGAKSGIKPDMGVINSLGIVGIIDNVSANYSTVISILNIKSKINAKIKHSDHFGTLSWDGKNTGFVQLTDVPRLASIKKGDTIVTGGQSVIFPENVGIGTIEKVWIPNDKNHYYKIDVKLFNDMTNLGHVYIIKSENSEEIRNLENQEKKDE, encoded by the coding sequence ATGCAGCAAATATTTTCCTTTATCATAAGAAACAGTAATCGGTTACTGTTTTTGCTGCTTTTGGGCATTGCGTTATCCTTAACCATACAATCTCATTCTTTTCATAGAAGTAAAATTATCAGTTCGGCAAATTTTCTGAGTGGGGGAGTGTACGAAAGGATTAATTCTTTTGAAGAATACCTTCATTTGAAAGAACAAAATGATGAATTGGCTCGTGAAAATGCTAATTTAAAAAGTCTGTTGTTTAAAACTAAAGATTCAGCAGAGATTCCGAATTTAGACAGTTTAAAAGGTGTTTTACCGAAAGATATCGTTGTTTCCAAAGTGATTCACAACTCTTATAATGTGTATGAGAATTATTTAACATTGAATTCTGGTGCAAAATCAGGAATTAAGCCTGATATGGGGGTAATTAATAGTTTGGGGATAGTTGGTATAATCGATAATGTATCTGCTAACTATTCTACTGTAATTAGTATTTTGAATATTAAGTCTAAGATAAATGCAAAGATTAAACATTCAGATCATTTCGGAACCCTAAGTTGGGATGGAAAAAATACCGGTTTTGTACAATTGACTGACGTGCCAAGATTAGCTTCTATCAAAAAAGGCGATACCATTGTAACAGGTGGGCAATCTGTAATATTTCCTGAAAATGTTGGAATTGGAACAATTGAAAAAGTATGGATTCCTAATGATAAAAACCACTATTATAAGATTGACGTTAAATTATTTAATGATATGACTAATTTGGGTCATGTTTATATTATAAAATCTGAAAACAGCGAAGAAATTAGAAATTTAGAAAACCAAGAGAAAAAAGATGAATAG
- the accD gene encoding acetyl-CoA carboxylase, carboxyltransferase subunit beta — protein sequence MAWFKRKEKGITTATEDKMDIPKGLWYKSPTGKIIDAEELARNLFVSPEDGFHVRIGSEAYFDILFDNNEFVELDKNMTSKDPLHFVDTKKYSERLKEVMDKTQLKDAVRTGVGKSKGRELVICCMDFAFIGGSMGAVVGEKIARGIDHAIKNRLPFVMISKSGGARMMEAAYSLMQLAKTSVKLAQLAEAKLPYISLCTDPTTGGTTASYAMLGDINISEPGALIGFAGPRVVRDTTGKDLPEGFQTAEFLLEHGFLDFITPRKELKDKINLYIDLIQNNEIR from the coding sequence ATGGCTTGGTTTAAAAGAAAAGAAAAAGGAATCACTACGGCTACCGAAGACAAAATGGATATTCCAAAAGGGCTTTGGTACAAATCACCTACAGGAAAAATTATTGATGCTGAAGAATTGGCACGCAATCTGTTTGTAAGTCCTGAAGATGGTTTCCATGTTAGAATTGGAAGTGAAGCCTATTTTGATATTTTATTTGACAACAATGAGTTTGTTGAATTGGACAAAAATATGACTTCCAAAGATCCGTTGCATTTTGTCGATACCAAAAAATATTCAGAACGATTAAAAGAGGTAATGGACAAAACACAGCTTAAAGATGCTGTGCGTACCGGAGTTGGAAAATCAAAAGGAAGAGAATTAGTAATTTGCTGTATGGATTTTGCCTTTATAGGTGGATCTATGGGGGCAGTCGTTGGAGAAAAAATCGCAAGAGGAATTGATCATGCTATCAAGAATAGATTGCCTTTTGTAATGATTTCTAAATCTGGAGGTGCCCGAATGATGGAAGCCGCGTATTCTTTAATGCAATTGGCAAAAACATCAGTAAAATTGGCGCAACTTGCCGAAGCTAAACTTCCTTATATTTCGCTTTGTACAGACCCAACTACAGGAGGAACAACAGCATCTTACGCGATGTTGGGAGATATCAATATTTCTGAACCTGGAGCTTTAATTGGTTTTGCAGGTCCACGTGTAGTGAGAGATACAACTGGTAAAGATTTACCGGAAGGATTTCAAACCGCCGAATTCCTTTTGGAACATGGTTTCTTGGATTTTATCACGCCTAGAAAAGAATTGAAAGATAAGATTAACTTATACATCGATTTGATTCAGAATAATGAAATAAGATAA
- a CDS encoding cupin-like domain-containing protein, with translation MSFNLQPVDTVESITREDFKKNYLDKKKPLIIKGLTKDWPAREKWSTEYFKEIAGDIEVKLVDNSKADPSKVINASIGSMKFGEYLDLIKREPTELRIFFFNLFKHRPELVNDVKVPKDLMGGFIESMPAMFFGGSKAITFLHYDIDLPHLFHTHFGGRKHIILFDNKWKKRLYCIPNTTYALEDYDVTNPDFEKFPALKGVEGYEVFLEHGDTLFMPTGMWHWMRYIDGSFSLTLRAWDQSITRKIASVWSLFMHGAVDSAIKVIFRERYAKWREKLVFKIAEKELKKGRPK, from the coding sequence ATGAGCTTTAACTTACAACCTGTTGACACCGTTGAGTCCATCACTAGAGAAGATTTTAAAAAAAACTATTTGGATAAAAAAAAGCCTTTAATTATAAAAGGTTTGACAAAAGACTGGCCTGCAAGAGAAAAATGGTCAACTGAATATTTCAAAGAAATTGCTGGTGATATCGAGGTGAAATTGGTTGATAATTCAAAAGCAGATCCGTCTAAAGTAATCAACGCCTCAATAGGCAGCATGAAATTTGGTGAATATCTTGATTTAATAAAAAGGGAACCTACGGAGCTGCGCATTTTTTTCTTTAATCTTTTCAAACACCGACCTGAATTAGTCAATGATGTCAAAGTTCCCAAAGACTTAATGGGAGGCTTTATCGAGAGCATGCCAGCCATGTTTTTCGGTGGTTCAAAAGCGATTACCTTTTTACATTATGATATCGACCTACCTCATCTTTTTCACACCCATTTTGGAGGAAGAAAGCACATTATATTATTTGACAACAAATGGAAAAAAAGACTGTACTGCATTCCTAACACAACCTATGCCTTAGAAGATTATGACGTAACCAATCCTGATTTCGAAAAATTCCCCGCTCTGAAAGGAGTCGAGGGCTACGAAGTTTTTCTGGAGCATGGAGACACGCTGTTTATGCCAACCGGAATGTGGCATTGGATGCGTTATATTGACGGATCTTTCTCTTTGACACTTCGCGCCTGGGATCAATCCATCACCCGAAAAATAGCCAGCGTTTGGAGTTTATTCATGCACGGCGCGGTAGATAGCGCCATAAAAGTAATTTTCAGGGAACGTTATGCCAAATGGCGCGAAAAATTAGTTTTTAAAATAGCCGAAAAAGAACTTAAAAAAGGCAGACCGAAATAG
- a CDS encoding rod shape-determining protein, with amino-acid sequence MGFFDFMTEDIAIDLGTANTLIIHNDKVVIDSPSIVARDRISGKIIAVGKEANMMQGKTHENIKTIRPLKDGVIADFDASEKMISMFIKSIPALKKRMFTPALRMVVCIPSGITEVEMRAVKESCERVNGKEVYLIHEPMAAAIGIGIDIMQPKGNMIVDIGGGTTEIAVIALGGIVCDKSVKIAGDVFTNDIVYYMRTQHNLFVGESTAEKIKIQIGAAIEDLETPPDDMSVQGRDLLTGKPKQVEVSYREIAKALDKSIQRIEDAVMETLSQTPPELAADIYNTGIYLAGGGSMLRGLDKRISQKTDLPVYIAEDPLRAVVRGTGMALKNISKFKNILIK; translated from the coding sequence ATGGGATTTTTTGATTTCATGACTGAGGATATTGCGATAGACCTTGGTACAGCAAACACTTTAATCATTCACAATGACAAAGTCGTAATTGACAGCCCGTCGATAGTTGCACGTGATAGAATATCGGGCAAAATTATTGCTGTTGGTAAGGAAGCGAATATGATGCAGGGGAAAACGCATGAAAACATTAAAACAATTAGACCTTTGAAAGATGGTGTAATTGCTGATTTTGATGCCTCTGAAAAAATGATCAGTATGTTTATCAAAAGCATACCGGCATTGAAAAAAAGAATGTTCACTCCCGCTTTGAGAATGGTAGTTTGTATCCCTTCTGGGATTACTGAAGTGGAGATGAGAGCAGTAAAGGAATCTTGTGAAAGGGTAAATGGTAAAGAAGTATATTTGATACACGAGCCTATGGCGGCGGCAATTGGTATTGGAATCGATATCATGCAGCCAAAAGGAAACATGATTGTTGATATTGGAGGTGGAACAACTGAAATTGCTGTTATAGCTTTGGGTGGTATCGTTTGTGACAAATCTGTTAAAATTGCAGGGGACGTTTTTACTAATGATATCGTTTATTATATGCGTACTCAACACAACTTATTTGTTGGAGAAAGTACTGCTGAAAAAATTAAGATTCAAATTGGGGCGGCCATAGAAGATTTGGAAACTCCACCAGATGATATGTCAGTTCAAGGAAGGGATTTATTGACCGGAAAACCAAAACAGGTTGAAGTATCTTATAGAGAAATTGCAAAAGCATTAGACAAATCGATACAACGTATTGAAGATGCGGTAATGGAAACATTATCTCAAACGCCTCCAGAGTTAGCTGCCGATATCTATAACACAGGTATCTATCTAGCAGGTGGTGGATCAATGTTGAGAGGACTTGATAAAAGAATTTCTCAAAAAACAGATTTACCGGTTTATATTGCCGAAGATCCATTGAGAGCAGTAGTAAGAGGTACAGGAATGGCTCTTAAGAATATTTCGAAGTTTAAAAATATCCTTATAAAATAA
- a CDS encoding ABC transporter permease, translated as MIVYLRLLKESFGFAMNALRSNKLRTLLSLLGVTIGIFSIIAVLAAVDSLDRKISDELSSLDKNTIYLLKFSFGPSDIPQWKREQFPNVKYTEYVYLKNTMTHTEQLGYQIFTKRENIKYESNTVSDVNIVPVSHEFIDIQGLKFEKGRFYNESEANSGAPVIVVGDEIAKSLFEDSEPIGKKVRLYGQKFTVIGVLKKIGSSLGDSDDSSVFIPVNFVRRLYGDNNPNLTNVIIFKPEKGVDMEEYKSEITQKLRSFRGLKAGEIDNFFINVFGGFLDLIDNIIGEMNLVGWIISGFSLLVGGFGIANIMFVSVKERTNLIGIQKSLGAKNRFILLQFLFEAIILSVLGGIIGLVMVWIIAMVLTKVLDFEFVLGLGNILLGTGLAAVIGLISGILPAISASKLDPVEAIRTGM; from the coding sequence ATGATAGTTTATCTACGATTATTAAAAGAGAGTTTTGGCTTTGCCATGAATGCATTACGCAGTAATAAATTAAGAACATTACTTTCTTTATTAGGAGTAACTATTGGTATATTTTCAATAATAGCGGTACTTGCCGCCGTAGACTCATTGGACAGAAAAATTTCTGATGAGCTAAGCAGTCTGGATAAAAACACGATTTATTTATTAAAATTCTCCTTCGGTCCTTCGGATATTCCTCAATGGAAAAGAGAACAATTCCCAAATGTAAAATACACTGAATATGTTTATTTAAAGAACACAATGACTCATACTGAGCAATTGGGATACCAAATATTTACCAAAAGAGAAAATATAAAATACGAATCTAACACCGTCAGTGATGTAAATATCGTTCCGGTTTCGCATGAGTTTATTGACATTCAGGGTTTAAAATTTGAAAAAGGGCGCTTTTATAATGAATCTGAAGCCAATTCAGGTGCTCCCGTAATTGTTGTTGGAGATGAAATTGCCAAATCACTTTTTGAAGATTCAGAACCTATCGGTAAAAAAGTGAGATTGTATGGTCAAAAATTCACTGTTATTGGTGTTCTAAAAAAAATTGGCTCTTCCCTTGGCGATAGTGACGATTCCTCAGTCTTTATTCCGGTTAATTTTGTAAGAAGGCTGTATGGTGACAACAATCCAAATTTAACAAACGTAATCATATTCAAACCTGAAAAAGGGGTGGACATGGAAGAATACAAAAGTGAGATCACTCAAAAGTTAAGAAGCTTCAGAGGTCTGAAAGCTGGTGAAATTGATAATTTCTTCATTAACGTTTTTGGAGGATTCCTTGACCTTATTGATAATATTATTGGCGAAATGAATTTGGTAGGATGGATTATCAGTGGGTTTTCACTATTAGTAGGAGGATTTGGAATTGCCAATATTATGTTCGTATCCGTAAAAGAACGCACTAACTTAATTGGAATACAAAAATCATTGGGAGCCAAAAATCGTTTTATTTTGCTGCAATTTTTATTTGAGGCAATAATACTTTCAGTTCTTGGAGGGATAATCGGATTAGTTATGGTTTGGATTATCGCGATGGTTTTGACCAAAGTATTAGACTTTGAATTTGTATTAGGGTTAGGAAACATTCTTTTGGGAACTGGCTTAGCCGCAGTAATTGGACTTATTTCAGGAATACTCCCTGCCATTAGCGCATCAAAACTAGATCCTGTAGAAGCTATCAGAACCGGAATGTAA
- the rodA gene encoding rod shape-determining protein RodA has protein sequence MKNQSLSGNIDWICVIIYIVLVFLGWLNIYSSSLSSTEGTYEKQAIFIALSVPLIFIILYIDGKFYEKYASIIFVVSLVSLLGLFVFGKTIAGQRCWYAFGSFTLQPSEFAKAATSLALAKYLSDTQINLKEMNRQVQALAIVFLPVMLILPQPDPGSAMIYSIFIIVLFREGLPSWYVWTGFLTILIFVLTLVLEPQYVILMALLVIVLVYYKSRLGDRNIVLSGILFALISGFVLSVNYVFNNIFKQHHRDRFNILLGKEVDMKGIGYNTNQSEIAVGSGGWFGKGFLEGTQTKGGFVPEQHTDYIFTTVGEEWGFVGSLVVIALFTGLFLRIIYLAERQKTKFSRVYGYCVAAILFTHFFVNIAMVIGVFPTIGVPLPFFSYGGSGLWGFTILLFIFIKMDANKVNEW, from the coding sequence ATGAAAAATCAAAGCTTATCAGGTAATATTGATTGGATATGTGTCATTATCTACATTGTACTTGTGTTTTTGGGATGGTTAAATATATATTCGTCATCTTTATCTTCTACTGAAGGAACTTATGAAAAGCAAGCCATATTTATTGCTTTATCAGTTCCGTTGATTTTTATTATTTTATATATTGATGGTAAATTTTATGAAAAATATGCCAGTATTATATTCGTTGTTTCTCTAGTATCGTTGCTGGGATTATTTGTCTTTGGAAAAACAATTGCGGGACAGCGGTGCTGGTATGCTTTTGGGAGTTTTACCCTGCAGCCTTCTGAGTTTGCAAAAGCAGCAACTTCTTTAGCATTGGCGAAATATCTAAGTGACACTCAAATCAATTTAAAAGAAATGAATCGCCAAGTGCAAGCATTGGCAATCGTTTTTTTACCGGTTATGCTCATCTTGCCGCAACCTGATCCGGGAAGTGCAATGATTTACAGTATTTTTATTATCGTTTTGTTTCGAGAGGGTTTGCCATCTTGGTACGTTTGGACGGGTTTCTTGACCATATTGATTTTTGTGCTAACATTAGTTTTAGAACCTCAGTATGTTATTTTAATGGCTTTATTGGTTATTGTTTTGGTATATTATAAATCAAGGTTAGGTGATCGAAATATTGTTTTGAGTGGTATTCTTTTTGCTCTTATATCTGGTTTCGTTTTGTCTGTAAACTATGTTTTTAATAATATTTTCAAACAGCATCACCGTGATCGATTTAATATATTATTAGGTAAAGAGGTAGATATGAAGGGGATTGGATATAACACCAATCAATCTGAGATTGCTGTTGGATCAGGAGGGTGGTTTGGAAAAGGATTTCTTGAAGGAACTCAAACGAAAGGGGGATTTGTACCTGAACAACATACCGATTATATTTTTACAACCGTTGGTGAGGAATGGGGATTTGTTGGATCTTTGGTTGTGATAGCACTTTTTACAGGATTATTTCTTCGAATAATTTATCTCGCCGAAAGACAGAAGACTAAATTCAGTCGCGTATATGGCTATTGTGTTGCTGCTATATTATTCACGCACTTTTTTGTAAACATTGCTATGGTTATTGGTGTTTTTCCAACTATTGGTGTGCCATTGCCTTTCTTCTCTTACGGAGGTTCTGGTTTGTGGGGATTTACCATTTTGCTATTTATTTTTATTAAAATGGATGCTAATAAAGTAAATGAATGGTAA